The following are encoded together in the Coffea arabica cultivar ET-39 chromosome 1c, Coffea Arabica ET-39 HiFi, whole genome shotgun sequence genome:
- the LOC113730854 gene encoding ethylene-overproduction protein 1-like isoform X1, producing MSTSTDNEGGQSQQQQQQQQPNLAKSRFVNLIRQYSLQVSNTMRGLKLKDRSKITQVHAFNPSDTSTGTTTTSSAATTTKVAHQGQAGYPTISSVLSNSVDPISVTPAEVLLPYGLPATDSLQPPIDPFLKSIDFVESLAELYRRVEKGSYFDKSLIYLEQYCLLSGLGDPKLLRRCLQSARQHAVDVHSKVVLSAWLRYERREDELVGTSALDCIGRNLECPKAALAHGYDPNSVFDHCKCFQTANESSEVGISTEEELTISEEDGNVCFCIGDEEVYCSRGKIAALSCPLKAMLCGDFSESEKDRIDFSHVGISRDGMRAVKFFSQYGSLGSSSPNVVLELLCFANRFCCEQMKCACDNYLASLVSDIDEALVLIDYALEERANILVASCLQVLLRELPGYLYNSKVMNVFCSYEGKERLTVVGHASFLLYYFLSEVAMEDNMTSNVTIMLLERLRECATERWQKALALHRLGCVLLDRKEYKDAQSCFEAAAEAGHVYSIAGVARSKFKQGQRFMAYELISSLISTYKPAGWMYQERSLYNLGNKKIADLNDATNLDPTLSFPYKYRAVAKLEENHIEAAISEINRIAGFKVSSDCLELRAWFLIALEDYESAMRDIRALLTLEPNYLMFQGKMRGEHLVELLNQHVQQWSPADCWMQLYDRWSSVDDIGSLAVIQQMLINDPGKSVLRFRQSLLLLRLNCQKAAMRSLRLARNHSGSKYERLVYEGWILYDTGHREEALSKAEESISIQRSFEAFFLKAYALADSTLDPEAASYVVQLLEEALRCPSDGLRKGQALNNLGSIYVDCGKLELAADCYVSALKIKHTRAHQGLARVYHLKNDRRAAYDEMAKLIDKAQNKASAYEKRSEYCDRDLANNDLSMASQFDPLRTYPYRYRAAVLMDDQRENEAVEELTRAIAFKPDLQMLNLRAAFHESMGDFSSALRDCQAALCLDQNHKDTLDLYNRTQTQAIDPRT from the exons ATGTCTACTTCAACAGATAATGAAGGTGGTCAATCACaacaacagcagcagcagcagcagccaaATTTAGCCAAATCAAGATTTGTAAATCTCATCCGCCAATATTCTCTGCAAGTTTCCAATACTATGCGTGGTCTTAAGCTCAAAGACCGTTCCAAGATCACCCAAGTTCACGCCTTTAATCCTTCTGACACCTCTACtggcaccaccaccacctcttcAGCTGCCACCACCACCAAGGTCGCCCACCAAGGTCAAGCGGGATATCCCACAATCAGCTCTGTACTGTCAAATTCTGTTGACCCCATTTCAGTGACACCAGCAGAGGTTCTTCTCCCATATGGATTGCCTGCAACCGATTCTCTTCAGCCCCCCATTGACCCGTTTCTCAAATCTATTGATTTTGTTGAATCTTTAGCTGAGCTGTATAGGAGAGTTGAAAAAGGTTCATATTTTGATAAATCTTTAATTTATCTAGAACAGTATTGTCTTTTGAGCGGCCTTGGTGATCCGAAATTGCTTCGTCGATGCCTTCAATCCGCACGCCAACATGCTGTTGATGTTCACTCTAAGGTTGTTCTGTCAGCTTGGCTGAGGTATGAGAGAAGGGAAGATGAATTGGTCGGTACATCTGCTCTGGATTGTATTGGGAGAAATCTTGAATGTCCAAAGGCTGCCTTGGCACATGGTTATGATCCGAATTCAGTATTTGATCATTGCAAATGTTTTCAGACAGCTAATGAGAGTTCTGAAGTTGGCATCTCAACTGAGGAGGAGTTAACCATCTCAGAAGAGGATGGAAATGTTTGCTTTTGTATTGGGGATGAGGAGGTTTACTGCTCAAGAGGTAAAATTGCTGCTCTTTCCTGCCCATTAAAAGCAATGCtttgtggtgatttttctgaATCAGAAAAAGATAGAATTGATTTTTCACATGTTGGGATATCTCGGGATGGAATGAGAGCTGTTAAATTCTTTAGTCAGTATGGAAGTTTAGGCTCATCTTCCCCCAATGTGGTTTTGGAGCTGCTTTGTTTTGCAAATAGATTCTGCTGTGAACAAATGAAATGTGCTTGTGATAATTATTTAGCTTCTTTGGTTTCTGATATAGATGAGGCATTGGTTCTTATTGATTATGCTCTGGAGGAGAGAGCGAACATTCTTGTGGCCTCTTGCTTGCAGGTGTTGTTAAGAGAGCTCCCAGGTTATTTATACAATTCAAAGGTTATGAATGTGTTCTGTAGTTATGAGGGTAAGGAGAGATTAACTGTAGTTGGGCATGCTTCTTTCTTGTTGTACTACTTCCTTAGTGAGGTAGCCATGGAAGACAACATGACGTCAAATGTGACAATAATGCTATTGGAACGGCTGAGAGAATGTGCAACTGAGAGGTGGCAGAAGGCACTTGCATTGCATCGATTAGGTTGTGTGTTGCTTGACAGGAAGGAATATAAGGATGCACAGAGTTGCTTTGAGGCAGCTGCTGAGGCTGGTCATGTCTATTCAATAGCCGGTGTTGCTCGATCAAAGTTCAAGCAAGGGCAGAGGTTTATGGCATATGAGCTGATTAGTTCCCTAATCTCTACATACAAGCCTGCAGGATGGATGTATCAAGAGAGATCATTGTACAATTTGGGAAATAAGAAGATTGCAGATTTGAATGATGCCACTAATTTGGATCCTACTCTTTCCTTTCCATATAAGTATAGAGCTGTTGCAAAGTTAGAAGAGAACCATATTGAGGCGGCCATTTCAGAAATAAACAGAATTGCAGGGTTTAAAGTCTCTTCAGACTGTCTTGAGCTGCGGGCTTGGTTCCTCATTGCCCTTGAGGACTATGAATCTGCTATGAGAGATATCCGAGCACTGTTAACTTTAGAGCCAAATTACTTGATGTTTCAAGGAAAAATGAGAGGCGAGCATTTAGTAGAGCTTCTCAACCAACATGTTCAACAATGGAGTCCAGCTGATTGCTGGATGCAACTCTATGATCGATGGTCTTCTGTTGATGATATTGGTTCACTTGCTGTTATACAACAGATGCTGATAAACGACCCAGGAAAAAGTGTTCTTCGGTTCCGGCAGTCTTTACTTCTCTTACG GCTAAATTGTCAAAAAGCTGCAATGCGCAGTTTGAGATTGGCTCGAAATCATTCTGGCTCCAAGTATGAAAGGCTCGTGTATGAGGGGTGGATTTTGTATGATACTGGTCATCGTGAAGAAGCACTCTCTAAGGCTGAAGAATCTATTTCCATACAAAGGTCATTTGAAGCTTTTTTCCTCAAAGCCTATGCATTGGCAGATTCCACTTTGGATCCTGAAGCTGCATCTTACGTAGTGCAACTCTTGGAAGAAGCACTTAGATGTCCCTCAGATGGTCTCCGCAAAGGACAG GCTCTAAATAATCTGGGTAGTATCTACGTTGATTGTGGCAAGCTGGAACTTGCTGCAGACTGCTATGTAAGCGCCCTCAAAATCAAGCATACAAGAGCTCATCAAGGGTTGGCACGGGTTTATCATCTCAAAAATGACAGGAGAGCTGCTTACGATGAAATGGCAAAGCTGATAGACAAGGCACAAAACAAGGCATCAGCTTATGAAAAACGATCTGAATATTGTGATCGTGATTTGGCAAATAATGACCTCAGTATGGCATCACAATTCGATCCTCTGAGAACATATCCTTACAGATATAGAGCAGCag TGCTTATGGATGATCAAAGGGAGAATGAAGCTGTAGAAGAGCTTACCAGAGCCATAGCCTTCAAACCGGACCTACAGATGCTCAATCTACGAGCAGCTTTCCACGAGTCAATGGGTGACTTCAGTTCTGCTCTCCGAGATTGTCAGGCAGCCCTCTGTTT
- the LOC113730854 gene encoding ethylene-overproduction protein 1-like isoform X2, with the protein MSTSTDNEGGQSQQQQQQQQPNLAKSRFVNLIRQYSLQVSNTMRGLKLKDRSKITQVHAFNPSDTSTGTTTTSSAATTTKVAHQGQAGYPTISSVLSNSVDPISVTPAEVLLPYGLPATDSLQPPIDPFLKSIDFVESLAELYRRVEKGSYFDKSLIYLEQYCLLSGLGDPKLLRRCLQSARQHAVDVHSKVVLSAWLRYERREDELVGTSALDCIGRNLECPKAALAHGYDPNSVFDHCKCFQTANESSEVGISTEEELTISEEDGNVCFCIGDEEVYCSRDEALVLIDYALEERANILVASCLQVLLRELPGYLYNSKVMNVFCSYEGKERLTVVGHASFLLYYFLSEVAMEDNMTSNVTIMLLERLRECATERWQKALALHRLGCVLLDRKEYKDAQSCFEAAAEAGHVYSIAGVARSKFKQGQRFMAYELISSLISTYKPAGWMYQERSLYNLGNKKIADLNDATNLDPTLSFPYKYRAVAKLEENHIEAAISEINRIAGFKVSSDCLELRAWFLIALEDYESAMRDIRALLTLEPNYLMFQGKMRGEHLVELLNQHVQQWSPADCWMQLYDRWSSVDDIGSLAVIQQMLINDPGKSVLRFRQSLLLLRLNCQKAAMRSLRLARNHSGSKYERLVYEGWILYDTGHREEALSKAEESISIQRSFEAFFLKAYALADSTLDPEAASYVVQLLEEALRCPSDGLRKGQALNNLGSIYVDCGKLELAADCYVSALKIKHTRAHQGLARVYHLKNDRRAAYDEMAKLIDKAQNKASAYEKRSEYCDRDLANNDLSMASQFDPLRTYPYRYRAAVLMDDQRENEAVEELTRAIAFKPDLQMLNLRAAFHESMGDFSSALRDCQAALCLDQNHKDTLDLYNRTQTQAIDPRT; encoded by the exons ATGTCTACTTCAACAGATAATGAAGGTGGTCAATCACaacaacagcagcagcagcagcagccaaATTTAGCCAAATCAAGATTTGTAAATCTCATCCGCCAATATTCTCTGCAAGTTTCCAATACTATGCGTGGTCTTAAGCTCAAAGACCGTTCCAAGATCACCCAAGTTCACGCCTTTAATCCTTCTGACACCTCTACtggcaccaccaccacctcttcAGCTGCCACCACCACCAAGGTCGCCCACCAAGGTCAAGCGGGATATCCCACAATCAGCTCTGTACTGTCAAATTCTGTTGACCCCATTTCAGTGACACCAGCAGAGGTTCTTCTCCCATATGGATTGCCTGCAACCGATTCTCTTCAGCCCCCCATTGACCCGTTTCTCAAATCTATTGATTTTGTTGAATCTTTAGCTGAGCTGTATAGGAGAGTTGAAAAAGGTTCATATTTTGATAAATCTTTAATTTATCTAGAACAGTATTGTCTTTTGAGCGGCCTTGGTGATCCGAAATTGCTTCGTCGATGCCTTCAATCCGCACGCCAACATGCTGTTGATGTTCACTCTAAGGTTGTTCTGTCAGCTTGGCTGAGGTATGAGAGAAGGGAAGATGAATTGGTCGGTACATCTGCTCTGGATTGTATTGGGAGAAATCTTGAATGTCCAAAGGCTGCCTTGGCACATGGTTATGATCCGAATTCAGTATTTGATCATTGCAAATGTTTTCAGACAGCTAATGAGAGTTCTGAAGTTGGCATCTCAACTGAGGAGGAGTTAACCATCTCAGAAGAGGATGGAAATGTTTGCTTTTGTATTGGGGATGAGGAGGTTTACTGCTCAAGAG ATGAGGCATTGGTTCTTATTGATTATGCTCTGGAGGAGAGAGCGAACATTCTTGTGGCCTCTTGCTTGCAGGTGTTGTTAAGAGAGCTCCCAGGTTATTTATACAATTCAAAGGTTATGAATGTGTTCTGTAGTTATGAGGGTAAGGAGAGATTAACTGTAGTTGGGCATGCTTCTTTCTTGTTGTACTACTTCCTTAGTGAGGTAGCCATGGAAGACAACATGACGTCAAATGTGACAATAATGCTATTGGAACGGCTGAGAGAATGTGCAACTGAGAGGTGGCAGAAGGCACTTGCATTGCATCGATTAGGTTGTGTGTTGCTTGACAGGAAGGAATATAAGGATGCACAGAGTTGCTTTGAGGCAGCTGCTGAGGCTGGTCATGTCTATTCAATAGCCGGTGTTGCTCGATCAAAGTTCAAGCAAGGGCAGAGGTTTATGGCATATGAGCTGATTAGTTCCCTAATCTCTACATACAAGCCTGCAGGATGGATGTATCAAGAGAGATCATTGTACAATTTGGGAAATAAGAAGATTGCAGATTTGAATGATGCCACTAATTTGGATCCTACTCTTTCCTTTCCATATAAGTATAGAGCTGTTGCAAAGTTAGAAGAGAACCATATTGAGGCGGCCATTTCAGAAATAAACAGAATTGCAGGGTTTAAAGTCTCTTCAGACTGTCTTGAGCTGCGGGCTTGGTTCCTCATTGCCCTTGAGGACTATGAATCTGCTATGAGAGATATCCGAGCACTGTTAACTTTAGAGCCAAATTACTTGATGTTTCAAGGAAAAATGAGAGGCGAGCATTTAGTAGAGCTTCTCAACCAACATGTTCAACAATGGAGTCCAGCTGATTGCTGGATGCAACTCTATGATCGATGGTCTTCTGTTGATGATATTGGTTCACTTGCTGTTATACAACAGATGCTGATAAACGACCCAGGAAAAAGTGTTCTTCGGTTCCGGCAGTCTTTACTTCTCTTACG GCTAAATTGTCAAAAAGCTGCAATGCGCAGTTTGAGATTGGCTCGAAATCATTCTGGCTCCAAGTATGAAAGGCTCGTGTATGAGGGGTGGATTTTGTATGATACTGGTCATCGTGAAGAAGCACTCTCTAAGGCTGAAGAATCTATTTCCATACAAAGGTCATTTGAAGCTTTTTTCCTCAAAGCCTATGCATTGGCAGATTCCACTTTGGATCCTGAAGCTGCATCTTACGTAGTGCAACTCTTGGAAGAAGCACTTAGATGTCCCTCAGATGGTCTCCGCAAAGGACAG GCTCTAAATAATCTGGGTAGTATCTACGTTGATTGTGGCAAGCTGGAACTTGCTGCAGACTGCTATGTAAGCGCCCTCAAAATCAAGCATACAAGAGCTCATCAAGGGTTGGCACGGGTTTATCATCTCAAAAATGACAGGAGAGCTGCTTACGATGAAATGGCAAAGCTGATAGACAAGGCACAAAACAAGGCATCAGCTTATGAAAAACGATCTGAATATTGTGATCGTGATTTGGCAAATAATGACCTCAGTATGGCATCACAATTCGATCCTCTGAGAACATATCCTTACAGATATAGAGCAGCag TGCTTATGGATGATCAAAGGGAGAATGAAGCTGTAGAAGAGCTTACCAGAGCCATAGCCTTCAAACCGGACCTACAGATGCTCAATCTACGAGCAGCTTTCCACGAGTCAATGGGTGACTTCAGTTCTGCTCTCCGAGATTGTCAGGCAGCCCTCTGTTT